A genome region from Euzebya rosea includes the following:
- the rfbB gene encoding dTDP-glucose 4,6-dehydratase: MRIFVTGGAGFIGSNFIRYAMAQDSDVRITNFDKLTYAGNPANLADLADDPRYDFVKGDICDGDHLREVLPGHDAVVNFAAESHVDRSITGGAEFMVANVVGAQTIFDVARKAEIGNFLHISTDEVYGSVEEPDSFREGDGLEPNSPYSVSKAAADLLARAYNVTYGYPVTVTRTANNFGPYHYPEKVIPLFVSNLIDGKNVPLYGEGQNIRDWTYVIDNAAAQWLVLTQGTPGEVYNVGAGNEITNKQLTYAILERFGLTGEAADARIDFVADRPGHDLRYSVDTTKVRELGWTPGHTFEEALDATIAWYRANEAWWRPLKEAGASDRRGLVRQ; the protein is encoded by the coding sequence GTGCGCATCTTCGTCACCGGTGGGGCCGGCTTCATCGGCTCGAACTTCATCCGCTACGCCATGGCACAGGACAGCGATGTTCGGATCACGAACTTCGACAAGCTGACCTACGCCGGCAACCCCGCCAACCTGGCCGACCTCGCTGACGACCCGCGGTACGACTTCGTCAAGGGCGACATCTGTGACGGCGACCACCTGCGCGAGGTCCTGCCGGGGCACGACGCGGTGGTCAACTTCGCCGCGGAGTCCCATGTCGACCGGTCCATCACCGGGGGCGCGGAGTTCATGGTCGCCAACGTCGTCGGCGCGCAGACGATCTTCGACGTGGCGCGCAAGGCCGAGATCGGCAACTTCCTGCACATCTCCACCGACGAGGTCTACGGCTCGGTGGAGGAGCCCGACAGCTTCCGCGAGGGCGACGGCCTGGAGCCCAACTCGCCGTACTCGGTGTCCAAGGCGGCGGCCGACCTGCTGGCCCGCGCCTACAACGTGACCTACGGCTACCCGGTGACGGTGACCCGCACGGCCAACAACTTCGGGCCGTACCACTACCCCGAGAAGGTCATCCCGCTGTTCGTGTCCAACCTGATCGACGGCAAGAACGTGCCGTTGTACGGCGAGGGGCAGAACATCCGCGACTGGACCTACGTCATCGACAACGCTGCTGCCCAGTGGCTGGTCCTGACCCAGGGCACGCCGGGCGAGGTCTACAACGTCGGTGCCGGCAACGAGATCACCAACAAGCAGCTGACCTACGCCATCCTCGAGCGGTTCGGGCTGACCGGCGAGGCCGCCGACGCACGCATCGACTTCGTGGCCGACCGTCCGGGCCACGACCTGCGCTACAGCGTCGACACCACCAAGGTCCGCGAGCTCGGCTGGACGCCGGGCCACACCTTCGAGGAGGCGCTGGACGCCACCATCGCGTGGTACCGCGCCAACGAGGCCTGGTGGCGTCCCCTCAAGGAGGCCGGCGCGTCGGACCGTCGGGGGCTGGTCCGCCAGTGA
- the rfbD gene encoding dTDP-4-dehydrorhamnose reductase, whose translation MKVLITGASGQLGHDLQRAFADDHVVALDRASLDVTREADVQAAVADHRPDLVVHSAAFTKVDACETESETAWQVNATASWWVARACETVDAAMVYISSDYVFDGTLGRPYTEFDTVNPRSMYGRSKEAGEQLVRRALDRHYIVRTSWVHGANGGNFAKTMLRLGRERGAVSVVDDQCGSPTFTFDLAPQIRRLAASGRPGTYHLTNRGHCTWFEFAAAIFAEAGLDVDLTPTDTASFGAPAHRPAYSVLDNLMARQVGLPDMPHWQDSLKVLLQEIA comes from the coding sequence GTGAAGGTCCTGATCACCGGGGCCAGCGGACAGCTGGGCCACGACCTGCAGCGCGCGTTCGCCGACGACCACGTCGTCGCGCTGGACCGTGCGTCGCTGGACGTGACCCGCGAGGCCGACGTGCAGGCCGCCGTCGCCGACCACCGTCCGGACCTCGTCGTCCACTCCGCCGCGTTCACCAAGGTCGACGCCTGCGAGACCGAGTCCGAGACGGCCTGGCAGGTCAACGCCACCGCCAGCTGGTGGGTGGCCCGTGCCTGCGAGACCGTCGACGCCGCCATGGTCTACATCTCCTCCGACTACGTCTTCGACGGCACGCTCGGCCGGCCCTACACCGAGTTCGACACCGTCAACCCACGGTCGATGTACGGTCGCTCCAAGGAGGCCGGCGAGCAGCTCGTCCGGCGTGCCCTCGACCGCCACTACATCGTGCGGACCTCGTGGGTGCACGGCGCCAACGGCGGGAACTTCGCCAAGACGATGCTGCGGCTGGGCCGCGAACGCGGGGCGGTCAGCGTGGTCGACGACCAGTGCGGGTCGCCCACGTTCACCTTCGACCTGGCACCGCAGATCCGCCGGCTGGCCGCCAGCGGCCGGCCCGGGACCTACCACCTGACCAACCGCGGCCACTGCACCTGGTTCGAGTTCGCCGCCGCGATCTTCGCCGAGGCCGGTCTGGACGTCGACCTGACCCCGACCGACACGGCGTCCTTCGGGGCCCCCGCGCACCGTCCGGCCTACTCGGTGCTCGACAACCTGATGGCCCGCCAGGTCGGCCTGCCCGACATGCCGCACTGGCAGGACTCCCTGAAGGTGCTGCTGCAGGAGATCGCGTGA
- a CDS encoding glycosyltransferase family 2 protein, whose amino-acid sequence MTHADRPSSRTAVVVVNHNTRDDLLTCLDSLGDAGADEIVVVDSGSDDGSLTAVSQRHPDVQRVALPNLGFGRAANVGVRACEAEVVVVTNADTVFTPGSIARLGAYVLDRPDVGAAGPKVVFPDGRLQLSARAFPDIPTAIGHALLGLVWRDNPWTRRYRLTDWDHESERDVDWLSGCCVALRRTAFEEVDGFDPAYFMFVEDVDLCWRLGTAGWRVVFTPVAEVQHAVGGSVGRKRVRMVAEHARSLDRFFARRYRTGLLTRGLIRLGLLGWAGSVIAWSQLRGRTHGQAA is encoded by the coding sequence GTGACCCACGCCGACCGGCCCTCCTCGCGGACGGCCGTCGTGGTGGTCAACCACAACACCCGGGACGACCTGCTGACCTGCCTGGACAGCTTGGGCGACGCGGGTGCCGACGAGATCGTCGTGGTCGACTCGGGGTCCGACGACGGGTCCCTCACGGCGGTGTCCCAGCGCCACCCCGACGTGCAACGGGTGGCCCTGCCGAACCTGGGCTTCGGTCGTGCGGCCAACGTCGGCGTGCGCGCGTGCGAGGCCGAGGTCGTCGTCGTCACCAACGCCGACACGGTCTTCACCCCGGGATCGATCGCGCGGCTCGGGGCCTACGTGCTCGACCGTCCCGACGTCGGTGCCGCGGGACCCAAGGTGGTGTTCCCCGACGGGCGCCTGCAGCTGTCCGCGCGGGCGTTCCCCGACATCCCGACCGCGATCGGGCATGCGCTGCTCGGGCTGGTCTGGCGCGACAACCCCTGGACCCGGCGGTACCGCCTGACCGACTGGGACCACGAGAGCGAACGCGACGTCGACTGGTTGTCGGGCTGCTGCGTGGCGCTCCGCCGGACCGCCTTCGAGGAGGTCGACGGCTTCGACCCGGCCTACTTCATGTTCGTGGAGGACGTCGACCTGTGCTGGCGCCTCGGCACGGCCGGCTGGCGCGTCGTCTTCACGCCGGTGGCCGAGGTGCAGCACGCCGTCGGCGGGTCGGTGGGGCGCAAGCGGGTCCGCATGGTCGCCGAACACGCCCGTTCGCTGGACCGTTTCTTCGCGCGCCGCTACCGCACGGGCCTGCTGACCCGCGGCCTGATCCGCCTCGGCCTGCTCGGCTGGGCCGGCTCGGTCATCGCCTGGTCCCAGCTCCGCGGTCGCACCCACGGCCAGGCCGCCTGA
- a CDS encoding cell wall-binding repeat-containing protein → MRITATLPRVRRATLLVVMALACVFASVPTAMAGQGAPPTTDLTGYVDRTPPPAQFAQGGCMPAGGSAIPDPELPGGEFVLVGGGWGHGAGMSQYGAQGAGLLGCTATQILTTYFPGTTIQAVPQPDLVVIGLGTGMPKATYTAERGTIPYRLCHYQSGECTDLPTSQPEGSTWRVDVTPEATYRITDTGNGAVVWEGGDKEWNLRTVLSPDPSVNRRVHVAEVGHTYRWGTLQLDSVLTGASEAYLTLEFTDMDLYLRGLAEVPISWPDATLQAQVISGRSYALARIQALGIRTDCRCHLYSTPRDQNYEGWDLESADSQGKWVNAVNATSGQILTHNGSIAETFYSSSHGGHSESSRFVFGGELPYVQPVDDSRWDLASSNPLRRWTAAFTADELGSRAGVGRATSMRLLEPRGAAGRIGSPSRGYGGVEVTGTTGTVVLSGDQLKSRLGLRSTLVDVRSQPGGGGPDPEPTPSPTPTPSPQPPPGEVPDSIARVAASDRIGTAVQVSAFGWDAASDVVIAASDRFPDALAGVALAASLEAPLLLSSTAELSPATEVEIRRLGATTAWLLGGNSALSTAVRGDLADMGLTTRRLAGDNRLETAAAIAGAAVGTADEVTLAPAGDWPDAVSASSLAALVDGPPTLLSGRDRVEDATIDALEDLGARTVTIIGGTAVIGPSVVSQLEGLGYEVRRLAGSNRFSTSTAVADEALAQRTGDVTLVIASASGFADALPAGALAARRSGVLVLAPRDSMADAPDVARFVESRVSRVADGVVVGGTGVISTTVETQLEQVLARR, encoded by the coding sequence ATGCGAATCACCGCCACCCTTCCCCGTGTGCGCCGCGCGACCCTGCTGGTCGTGATGGCGCTTGCTTGCGTGTTCGCGTCCGTGCCGACAGCCATGGCCGGGCAGGGGGCACCGCCGACGACGGACCTCACCGGCTACGTCGACCGGACCCCGCCGCCGGCCCAGTTCGCCCAGGGGGGATGCATGCCGGCAGGTGGCAGCGCGATCCCCGACCCCGAGCTGCCCGGCGGGGAGTTCGTCCTCGTGGGCGGTGGCTGGGGCCACGGCGCGGGGATGAGCCAGTACGGCGCCCAGGGCGCGGGGTTGCTCGGGTGCACGGCGACCCAGATCCTCACCACCTACTTCCCGGGCACGACCATCCAGGCCGTCCCGCAGCCCGACCTCGTGGTCATCGGCCTGGGCACCGGGATGCCGAAGGCCACCTACACCGCAGAGCGCGGCACGATCCCCTACCGCCTGTGCCACTACCAGAGCGGGGAGTGCACCGACCTGCCGACCAGCCAGCCCGAGGGCAGCACATGGCGGGTCGACGTCACCCCCGAGGCGACCTACCGCATCACCGACACCGGCAACGGCGCGGTCGTCTGGGAGGGCGGGGACAAGGAGTGGAACCTCCGCACCGTCCTCAGCCCCGACCCGTCGGTGAACCGCCGCGTGCACGTCGCCGAGGTCGGCCACACCTACCGCTGGGGAACCCTCCAGCTGGACTCGGTCCTGACGGGCGCCTCCGAGGCGTACCTGACGCTCGAGTTCACCGACATGGACCTGTACCTGCGCGGCCTGGCGGAGGTGCCGATCTCGTGGCCCGACGCGACCCTGCAGGCCCAGGTCATCAGCGGTCGGTCCTACGCCCTGGCCCGCATCCAGGCCCTCGGCATCCGCACGGACTGCCGGTGCCACCTGTACTCCACACCCCGTGACCAGAACTACGAGGGGTGGGACCTGGAGTCCGCCGACAGCCAGGGCAAGTGGGTCAACGCCGTCAACGCCACGTCCGGGCAGATCTTGACCCACAACGGCAGCATCGCCGAGACCTTCTACTCCTCCAGCCACGGTGGCCACTCCGAGTCCTCCCGATTCGTCTTCGGCGGCGAGCTGCCCTACGTGCAGCCCGTGGACGACAGCCGTTGGGACCTGGCCAGCAGCAACCCGCTGCGCCGCTGGACGGCCGCCTTCACCGCCGACGAGCTCGGGAGCCGCGCGGGAGTGGGGAGGGCCACGTCGATGCGCCTGCTCGAGCCCCGCGGTGCCGCCGGTCGCATCGGCTCGCCGAGCCGTGGCTACGGTGGCGTGGAGGTCACCGGGACCACCGGCACCGTCGTGCTCTCCGGTGACCAGCTGAAGTCCCGGCTCGGCCTTCGCTCGACGCTCGTCGACGTGCGCAGCCAGCCCGGTGGTGGTGGGCCCGACCCCGAGCCGACCCCATCACCCACCCCGACCCCCAGCCCACAGCCGCCCCCCGGTGAGGTGCCCGACAGCATCGCCCGGGTCGCGGCCAGCGACCGGATCGGCACCGCCGTCCAGGTCTCTGCCTTCGGCTGGGACGCCGCGTCGGATGTCGTGATCGCCGCCTCCGATAGGTTCCCCGACGCCCTTGCCGGCGTCGCGCTCGCTGCCAGCCTCGAGGCGCCGCTGCTGCTGTCGAGCACCGCCGAGCTGTCACCGGCCACCGAAGTGGAGATCCGCCGGCTGGGGGCCACGACCGCATGGCTGCTGGGCGGCAACAGCGCCCTGTCGACCGCCGTGCGTGGTGACCTGGCGGACATGGGGCTGACCACACGACGCCTCGCCGGCGACAACCGGTTGGAAACGGCGGCCGCCATCGCCGGCGCCGCCGTCGGGACCGCCGACGAGGTCACGCTGGCCCCGGCCGGGGACTGGCCCGACGCCGTGAGCGCATCCTCCCTGGCGGCGTTGGTCGACGGCCCGCCGACCCTGCTGTCGGGCCGCGACCGGGTCGAGGACGCCACCATCGACGCGCTGGAGGACCTGGGCGCCCGCACCGTCACGATCATCGGCGGCACGGCCGTCATCGGACCGTCGGTGGTCAGCCAGCTCGAGGGCCTCGGGTACGAGGTCCGACGCCTGGCCGGCTCCAACCGGTTCTCGACGTCCACCGCCGTCGCCGACGAGGCGCTGGCACAGCGCACCGGGGACGTCACGCTCGTGATCGCCTCGGCCTCCGGCTTCGCCGACGCGCTGCCGGCGGGCGCGCTGGCCGCCCGGCGGTCGGGCGTGCTCGTCCTGGCGCCGAGGGACTCGATGGCCGACGCCCCGGACGTCGCCAGGTTCGTGGAGTCCCGGGTCAGCCGGGTTGCCGACGGCGTCGTCGTGGGCGGCACCGGCGTGATCTCGACGACGGTGGAGACCCAGCTGGAGCAGGTGCTGGCCCGGCGGTGA
- a CDS encoding glycosyltransferase produces MTVGPADVGVIVPARHAAGTLARAVESALGEGVGAVVIAVDPADAPTGRAAAGLAEAYPSVSVVDNPGGATPTGLNAGIAALPHRVVARLDAHATFRPGYVRAALTALEEGAAVVGGLQRSVGTSPVGRATAAAMGTWLGSGGARHRTGATSGPSETAYLGVFDRAWLDRVGGYDPSLARNQDYEICHRIEQAGGLVWFTPDMEATHEPRDRWIDLAAQYHDFGRWKRHVMATAPGSIQPRQLAAPALVLGLIGSVVLAGRRPWLASVVPSAWLLAVAATAATADPAAGDPAAGDPAAGDPAAGDPAAGDPAGDPAGADRSTAGDRVRIGVALAVMHLAWGAGFWRGGRGGDRRSAGRLSARCGS; encoded by the coding sequence GTGACCGTCGGTCCCGCCGACGTCGGCGTCATCGTCCCGGCCCGCCACGCCGCGGGCACGCTGGCCCGAGCCGTCGAGTCGGCGCTGGGCGAGGGCGTGGGGGCCGTCGTGATCGCGGTCGACCCGGCCGATGCCCCCACCGGTCGTGCCGCTGCGGGCCTGGCGGAGGCGTATCCGTCGGTCAGCGTCGTGGACAACCCGGGCGGGGCGACCCCCACCGGTCTCAACGCCGGGATCGCGGCCCTGCCACACCGGGTGGTCGCGAGGCTGGATGCCCACGCGACGTTTCGTCCCGGCTACGTGCGTGCGGCCCTGACCGCGTTGGAGGAGGGTGCGGCGGTCGTCGGGGGACTGCAGCGTTCGGTCGGCACGTCCCCGGTCGGCCGCGCCACCGCAGCAGCCATGGGTACCTGGCTCGGGTCGGGCGGGGCACGGCACCGGACGGGCGCCACCTCGGGGCCGAGCGAGACCGCCTACCTCGGGGTCTTCGATCGTGCGTGGCTGGACCGTGTCGGTGGCTACGACCCCTCCCTGGCCCGCAACCAGGACTACGAGATCTGCCACCGGATCGAGCAGGCCGGTGGCCTGGTCTGGTTCACCCCGGACATGGAGGCCACCCACGAGCCCCGCGACAGGTGGATCGACCTGGCCGCGCAGTACCACGACTTCGGCCGCTGGAAGCGCCATGTCATGGCCACCGCGCCCGGGTCGATCCAGCCTCGTCAGCTGGCCGCCCCGGCGCTGGTGCTGGGGTTGATCGGTTCGGTCGTCCTGGCCGGTCGTCGGCCGTGGCTGGCATCCGTCGTCCCCTCGGCATGGCTGCTCGCCGTCGCCGCGACCGCCGCGACCGCCGACCCGGCGGCCGGCGATCCGGCGGCTGGCGATCCGGCGGCTGGCGATCCGGCGGCTGGCGATCCGGCGGCTGGCGATCCGGCCGGCGATCCGGCCGGGGCCGACCGGTCGACGGCGGGCGATCGTGTCCGGATCGGCGTGGCGCTGGCGGTGATGCACCTCGCGTGGGGCGCCGGCTTCTGGCGGGGCGGTCGTGGAGGGGATCGTCGCTCGGCGGGTCGCCTCAGCGCTCGTTGTGGCAGCTGA
- a CDS encoding RNA polymerase sigma factor gives MTAPWPAPNEIDDGALLRHAAGGDEDAFALLYHRHRSLVHRVCVAHGPRGMADDLTSETFATLFQHAERLWDRDRLAPWLATVARNTAISALRRPVVHRESSMAEVPARFAQADHAESVTTRIDVDALLSHVNGSDAAMLRAHYMDGRPLAEIAREFGTSVGAIKVRIHRARGRARRTAFARSLRGVVPVQVLTWRTQVADVLRADVSTVAMVLAPVAVVAAIAGGIAGSDIAISERASSPEGAVTSTLTHRRPGSASPAATQSAPVDHQREASTIQPPSGQRVDDPPRGAPDDGRPDVIDVPRVYLSSEPPAQEPDSTVGIAGLEVETTSPPGVSDATREQACDVVAVAPDPVSCHNER, from the coding sequence ATGACCGCCCCCTGGCCCGCGCCGAACGAGATCGACGACGGCGCCCTCCTCCGCCATGCCGCAGGCGGGGACGAGGACGCCTTCGCACTGCTCTACCACCGCCACCGCTCGTTGGTGCACCGCGTCTGCGTGGCGCACGGCCCACGAGGGATGGCCGATGACCTGACCAGCGAGACGTTCGCCACGCTGTTCCAGCACGCCGAGCGGTTGTGGGACCGGGATCGGCTGGCCCCGTGGCTGGCCACCGTCGCGCGCAACACCGCCATCAGCGCGCTGCGCCGTCCGGTCGTCCACCGCGAGTCGTCGATGGCCGAGGTGCCCGCGCGGTTCGCCCAGGCCGACCACGCCGAGTCCGTCACGACCCGCATCGATGTGGACGCCCTGCTGTCCCACGTCAACGGCAGCGACGCGGCCATGCTGCGCGCGCACTACATGGACGGCCGACCGCTCGCCGAGATCGCTCGCGAGTTCGGCACCTCCGTGGGCGCGATCAAGGTCCGCATCCACCGGGCGCGTGGACGCGCCCGACGGACGGCGTTCGCCCGATCGCTGCGTGGGGTCGTCCCCGTGCAGGTGCTGACCTGGCGCACGCAGGTGGCCGACGTCCTTCGAGCGGACGTGTCGACCGTCGCCATGGTGCTCGCACCCGTCGCGGTGGTCGCCGCGATCGCTGGGGGCATCGCCGGCAGCGACATCGCGATCTCCGAACGGGCTTCGTCACCCGAGGGGGCGGTCACGTCCACGCTGACCCACCGCAGGCCGGGGTCGGCATCCCCTGCGGCCACGCAGTCCGCCCCGGTCGACCATCAGCGGGAGGCGTCCACCATCCAACCCCCGTCCGGGCAACGGGTCGACGACCCCCCGAGGGGGGCTCCCGACGATGGTCGCCCCGACGTGATCGACGTCCCCAGGGTGTACCTCAGCAGCGAACCCCCGGCGCAGGAGCCCGACAGCACGGTCGGGATCGCTGGCCTCGAGGTGGAAACGACCTCCCCCCCGGGCGTGTCGGACGCCACGCGCGAGCAGGCATGCGACGTCGTCGCCGTGGCCCCGGATCCGGTCAGCTGCCACAACGAGCGCTGA
- a CDS encoding glycosyltransferase, which yields MHPPDDPRIRYKTAASLAKDVAVRLATRAPGPSDTWGIDPVVLRGSRPRRAIAALREMLRGDVDLVSIHDPELLPVALVARLLRRIPVVFDVHEDLPVRAGLSRRVTEPATGGRSPATAVRARVGPWLTRRLLHMVERWVVVTLAEEGYARDFRRAHPVLPNHLLVDVLPSPTRSTTEGGVVYLGDVTTARGVVVLLDAVASGLPGRPLHLIGRCAPDLADTLRRRADALGVALEVHGWMALPDALRRVAVAEVAACPLTDHPAYRRSLPTKVLEYLAVGVPVVASNLPGTAEVVGRLPGVVLVPPGHVDQLARGLATATDPALREAAVRGADAVRERFGWPDERIRQVYRDVLAASPEP from the coding sequence GTGCACCCACCCGACGACCCACGCATCCGGTACAAGACCGCGGCCAGCCTGGCGAAGGACGTCGCGGTCCGGCTGGCGACGCGTGCCCCCGGCCCGAGCGACACGTGGGGGATCGACCCGGTGGTGCTGAGGGGCTCGAGACCGCGCAGGGCGATCGCCGCGCTGCGCGAGATGCTGCGAGGTGACGTGGACCTCGTCTCCATCCACGACCCCGAGCTGCTGCCCGTCGCGCTGGTGGCCCGGCTGCTGCGCCGGATACCGGTGGTGTTCGACGTGCACGAGGACCTGCCGGTCCGTGCGGGCCTGTCCCGTCGGGTCACCGAGCCGGCGACCGGTGGACGATCGCCGGCCACGGCCGTTCGGGCCCGCGTGGGGCCCTGGCTGACCCGCCGGCTCCTGCACATGGTCGAGCGGTGGGTCGTGGTCACGCTGGCCGAGGAGGGGTACGCCCGCGACTTCCGACGTGCCCACCCGGTGCTGCCGAACCACCTGCTCGTCGACGTCCTGCCGTCACCGACGCGCAGCACCACCGAGGGCGGGGTCGTCTACCTCGGGGACGTGACCACGGCCCGAGGCGTGGTCGTGCTGCTGGACGCCGTGGCCTCGGGGCTGCCCGGGCGGCCCCTGCACCTGATCGGTCGGTGTGCGCCGGACCTCGCCGACACCCTGCGGCGCCGAGCCGACGCGCTCGGCGTGGCATTGGAGGTCCACGGCTGGATGGCGTTGCCCGACGCGCTGCGGCGGGTGGCCGTGGCCGAGGTCGCAGCCTGTCCGTTGACCGACCACCCCGCGTACCGACGGTCCCTCCCGACGAAGGTGCTGGAGTACCTGGCGGTCGGGGTACCCGTCGTGGCCTCGAACCTGCCCGGTACCGCCGAGGTCGTCGGGAGGCTGCCGGGCGTGGTGCTGGTCCCCCCGGGCCATGTCGACCAGCTGGCTCGTGGCCTGGCCACCGCAACCGATCCGGCCCTCAGGGAGGCTGCGGTGCGCGGGGCGGACGCCGTCCGCGAGCGCTTCGGCTGGCCCGACGAACGGATCAGGCAGGTGTACCGAGACGTCCTGGCCGCCTCCCCCGAGCCCTGA
- a CDS encoding glycosyltransferase: protein MIGRADGPRVLFVPSNGMGLGHMTRAAAIARRLGEAGAMPILCVLSPLIDPLRRMGFLVEHIPSYASTPLERWHWQRLLADQLRHLIEVHHVSAVVFDGVAPYRGVRQVMAEEDAPPFAWVRRGRWRADARPAATAAGFSMVVEPGEVDRAVGDDDPTAVVVAGSSDGVPVRGVGPVLLHDHRDLRTRDQAVADLGLPADQRYGLISLGTGLAGPLAHTAGPLVTAMRDRGLVPVVAASPLVSPPTVRGALVRQRYPLAPALAAFDVAVLAAGYNSVVEAVACRTPSILVPNPAAAVDDQLARAAGLEQQGLAVLWDSTGASGRAGEGGSGPEAALDKALDDRSALVERMAARPVPQGATRAADLIRELTRHPGRKPVA, encoded by the coding sequence GTGATCGGCAGGGCCGACGGGCCGCGTGTCCTGTTCGTCCCCTCCAACGGGATGGGCCTGGGGCACATGACCCGTGCCGCCGCCATCGCTCGTCGACTGGGCGAGGCAGGGGCCATGCCCATCCTGTGCGTCCTCTCGCCGCTGATCGACCCGCTCCGGCGGATGGGGTTCCTGGTCGAGCACATCCCGTCCTACGCCTCGACCCCGCTCGAGCGGTGGCACTGGCAACGACTGCTCGCCGACCAGCTGCGCCACCTGATCGAGGTCCATCACGTCTCGGCGGTGGTCTTCGACGGCGTCGCCCCGTACCGGGGGGTGCGACAGGTCATGGCGGAGGAGGATGCGCCGCCGTTCGCCTGGGTCCGCCGAGGACGATGGCGGGCCGACGCCCGACCTGCCGCGACGGCCGCGGGCTTCTCGATGGTGGTCGAACCCGGCGAGGTGGACCGTGCTGTCGGCGACGACGACCCGACAGCCGTGGTCGTGGCGGGCTCCTCCGACGGTGTCCCCGTCCGGGGGGTCGGCCCCGTCCTGCTGCACGACCACCGGGACCTGCGAACCCGGGATCAGGCGGTGGCCGACCTGGGGCTGCCCGCTGACCAGCGCTACGGCCTGATTTCCCTGGGAACTGGCCTGGCAGGTCCACTTGCCCACACCGCCGGGCCGTTGGTGACCGCCATGCGCGATCGGGGACTGGTCCCGGTGGTCGCCGCCTCTCCCCTCGTGTCGCCGCCCACCGTGCGGGGGGCGCTGGTCCGCCAGCGGTACCCGCTGGCCCCGGCGTTGGCGGCCTTCGACGTCGCGGTCCTCGCTGCCGGATACAACTCCGTCGTCGAGGCGGTGGCCTGTCGGACGCCGTCGATCCTGGTGCCGAACCCAGCAGCTGCGGTGGACGACCAGCTGGCCCGCGCAGCCGGCCTGGAGCAGCAGGGCCTGGCGGTGCTGTGGGACTCGACGGGAGCGTCCGGCCGAGCCGGTGAGGGTGGATCGGGCCCAGAGGCGGCGCTCGACAAGGCGCTGGACGACCGTTCGGCGCTGGTCGAACGCATGGCCGCACGACCGGTCCCGCAGGGGGCGACCCGCGCAGCGGACCTGATCAGGGAGCTGACCCGCCACCCCGGCAGGAAGCCCGTCGCATGA